From a single Stomoxys calcitrans chromosome 4, idStoCalc2.1, whole genome shotgun sequence genomic region:
- the LOC131997336 gene encoding uncharacterized protein LOC131997336 yields MQQNQKYDISNNQIIKRKFKMRVRDIYTCMLCKMRHSLRYCPKFVMMSVSDRRIVIRKFKYCINCLARSHTIEKCHSEETCRKCRYQHHTMLHPKPTREPKSERSTEVSINLRSRLGQQSQKVNKTSPQGQQRSTTLRKTKQQHSKVQKTAKRYPKTRKNNLPNIMQPDPMLLSEAIKSLASVLCASSVAQVQGRRHGQN; encoded by the coding sequence ATCATCAAAAGAAAGTTCAAAATGCGCGTACGTGATATATACACCTGCATGTTGTGCAAGATGCGTCACTCCTTACGGTACTGCCCTAAATTTGTAATGATGAGTGTGTCAGACAGAAGGATCGTTATCCGCAAATTTAAATACTGCATCAATTGTCTTGCGAGGAGCCACACGATAGAAAAATGCCATTCCGAGGAAACGTGCCGCAAGTGCAGGTATCAACATCATACTATGCTGCATCCGAAGCCTACTCGAGAGCCTAAATCCGAGAGGAGCACAGAAGTCAGCATAAATCTCCGTTCTAGACTGGGTCAGCAGTCACAAAAAGTCAATAAAACGTCGCCTCAAGGTCAACAACGATCTACAACCTTAAGAAAGACCAAACAACAACACAGCAAGGTACAAAAGACGGCCAAACGATACCCCAAgacaagaaaaaataatttaccCAATATTATGCAACCAGATCCGATGCTTCTTTCTGAGGCCATAAAGTCTTTGGCGTCCGTGCTTTGTGCATCTTCTGTTGCACAAGTGCAAGGCCGGCGCCATGGACAAAATTGA